One Molothrus ater isolate BHLD 08-10-18 breed brown headed cowbird chromosome 30, BPBGC_Mater_1.1, whole genome shotgun sequence DNA segment encodes these proteins:
- the LOC129046990 gene encoding basic proline-rich protein-like isoform X3, which translates to MPPSCFSSSSHGSLCFSPLAALHAAHSPPLTPSPSAQAQLPSPAPGPVSPPVVPAAAIPVFSVPPQPPAPALLASAPPAPPPAPQAPVAFAAPGSPGPAPVSPVSPGFPAPVSPGLAAASAAVTVAPLVPTVSPTSLPAALSSAMKSSPTAASGAAPAPFPPSGAAPAPLPPSGAAPTPLPPSGAAPTPLPPSGAALTPLPPSGATPTPLPPSGAAPTPLPPSGGAPAPLPPSGAAPLLPPPSRPLLASPPAVPPSLLPVSPQSPESPPHPTVPVCPAGIPAAPASPRAPAPALVGAISPPVFLAAPKAPLSPPIPLLPAGSTPGSPVPPLLPVAPSAAKASPMGPPAPRAAPVAPALSPPALGAAISVPGLPAAAPAVPSASCPPVTAPMAAPATPPVAKPAPGSPATAPAATSVPVTPSLVPPATPPVAKPAPGSPATAPAATSVPVTPPMVAPATPPVAKPAPGSPVTAPAATSVPVTPSMAAPATPPVAKPAPGSPATAPAATSVPVTPPMAAPATPPVAKPAPAAPVTPPLASPSSPAAPPSAKDAAKGSVVASAAAPTPPSPAPATPPAAKTAPKSPSPSTPSPASPAPAAPPAPAAKTPPKSPAKATPTEDKAPPKSPAKATLTEDKAPPKSPAKATPTEDKAPPKSPAKATPTEDKAPPKSPAKATPTEDKAPPKSPAKATPTEDKAPPKSPAKTTPTEDKAPPKSPVKATPAPPASPEEKAPPKSPNEAKAPPKSPAKVTPAPATPTEDKAPSKSPAKATPAPAASPEEKAPPKSPTEAKAPPKSPGKATSPPAASPEAKAPPKSPTEAKAPPKSPGKATPAPPGSPEDKAPPKSPAKATPAPASPGAAKKPPKGSPVTAPSSPVAPAPSAAPAEAKTPPKSPGKATPAPAAPAAAKGSPKSPAEAKTPPKSPAEAKTPPKSPAEAKAPPKSPAEAKTPPKSPAEAKAPPKSPAEAKTPPKSPAKATPAPATPTEAKAPPKGPTEAKAPQKSPAEVKAPPKGPTEAKAPPKSPAEAKAPQKSPTEAKAPPKSSGKATPPPTTPAEAKAPPKSPAEAKAPPKSPAKATPTPAATPPPPAPASGAPPKPPSPAKKQQPLPNNKVAKPPPKSAPGDDDEELPPLLPPEPPVLLELSPATGVLAPQPILKNDKGIFGFCAWSVTGCPRGTNGVPGVCQGVGTGVSTVPAVTNACPRARSTAWRLWFVVCGWFVAWALQK; encoded by the exons ATGCCCCCCTCctgtttctcctcctcctctcatgGCTCACTCTGTTTCTCTCCTTTAGCTGCTCTCCATGCTGCTCATTCCCCACCTCTGACTCCATCTCCATCTGCCCAGGCgcagctgcccagccctgccccaggccctgtgtcccctcccgtggtcccagctgcagccatcCCCGTGTTCTctgtgcccccccagccccctgccccagctctgctggcctcagccccccctgcccctcctccagctcctcaggcCCCCGTGGCTTTCGCAGCCCCAGGATCTCCAGGGCCTGCCCCAGTtagcccagtgtccccaggattcccagctccagtgtcacctggcctggctgctgcttctgctgcagtgacagtggCCCCTCTTGTCCCCACAGTGAGCCCCacttctctcccagctgctctcagctctgccatGAAATCTTctcccactgcagcctctggagcagccccggcgcctttccctccctctggagcagccccagctcctcttcctccctctggagcagccccaactcctcttcctccctctggagcagccccaacccctcttcctccctctggagcagccctaacccctcttcctccctctggaGCAACCCcaactcctcttcctccctctggagcagccccaactcctcttcctccctctggaGGGgccccagctcctcttcctccctctggagcagcccctctcctgcctcccccatCCCGTCCCCTCCTGGCAtctcccccagcagtgccccccAGTTTGCTGCCAGTGTCCCCCCAGAGTCCAGAATCACCCCCACATCCCACAgtccctgtgtgtcctgctggaattcctgctgctccagcctctccccgagccccagctccagccctggtcGGTGCCATCTCTCCCCCTGTCTTCCTGGCTGCCCCCAAAGCTCCTTTGTCACCTCCTatccctctgctgccagctgggtcAACCCCTGGTTCCCCAGTCCCACCACTGCTCCCAGttgctccttctgctgccaaGGCCTCTCCCAtgggacccccagcccctcgagcagctccagtggctcctgccctgtccccacctgcactgggagctgccatctctgtcccagggctcccagcagcagctcctgctgtcccctctgccagctgTCCCCCTGTCACAGCCCCcatggcagctccagccacccCTCCTGTCGCTAAACCAGCACCTGGGAGCCCGGccactgccccagctgccacctctgtccctgtcacaccatCCCTGGTGCCTCCAGCCACCCCTCCTGTGGCTAAACCAGCACCTGGGAGCCCGGccactgccccagctgccacctctgtccctgtcacaccacCTATGGTGGCTCCAGCCACCCCTCCTGTGGCTAAACCAGCTCCTGGGAGTCCGGTcactgccccagctgccacctctgtccctgtcacaccatCCATGGCGGCTCCAGCCACCCCTCCTGTGGCTAAACCAGCTCCTGGGAGCCCAGccactgccccagctgccacctctgtccctgtcacaccacCCATGGCGGCTCCAGCCACCCCTCCTGTGGCtaaaccagctcctgctgcccctgtcACACCACCCTTGGCATCTCCAtcctctccagctgcccctCCCTCAGCCAAAGATGCTGCCAAGGGCTCTGTTGTTGCCTCAGCTGCCGCTCCaactcctcccagcccagctccagccacccCACCTGCAGCCAAAACTGCTCCCAAGAGTCCTTCTCCTTCCACCCcatcccctgccagcccagctcctgcagctccaccagctccagcagccaaaACGCCCCCAAAAagccctgccaaggccaccccCACTGAGGACAAGGCACCCCCAAAAagccctgccaaggccacccTCACTGAGGACAAGGCACCCCCAAAAAGCCCTGCCAAAGCCACCCCCACTGAGGACAAGGCACCCCCAAAAAGCCCTGCCAAAGCCACCCCCACTGAGGACAAGGCACCCCCAAAAAGCCCTGCCAAAGCCACCCCCACTGAGGACAAGGCACCCCCAAAAAGCCCTGCCAAAGCCACCCCCACTGAGGACAAGGCACCCCCAAAAAGCCCTGCCAAAACCACCCCCACTGAGGACAAGGCACCCCCAAAGAGCCCTGTGAAAGCCaccccagctccaccagcctCTCCTGAAGAGAAG GCacccccaaaaagccccaatGAGGCCAAGGCACCCCCAAAAAGCCCTGCCAAGGTcacccctgctccagccaccccCACTGAGGACAAGGCACCCTCAAAGAGCCCTGCCAAAgccaccccagctccagcagcctctcctgaaGAGAAGGCACCCCCAAAAAGCCCCACTGAGGCCAAGGCACCCCCAAAAAGCCCTGGCAAAGCCACCtcacctccagcagcctctcctgaaGCCAAGGCACCCCCAAAAAGCCCCACTGAGGCCAAGGCACCCCCAAAAAGCCCTGGCAAAGCCACCCCAGCTCCACCAGGCTCTCCTGAAGACAAGGCACCCCCAAAgagccctgccaaggccaccccagctccagcttcccctggagcagccaaAAAACCTCCCAAGGGCAGCCCTGTGACTGCCCCATCCTCTCCTGTGGCTCCAGcaccttcagctgctcctgctgaggccaaaacacccccaaagagccctggcaaagccaccccagctccagctgcccctgctgcagccaaagGATCTCCAAaaagccctgctgaggccaaaacacccccaaaaagccctgctgaggccaaaacacccccaaaaagccctgctgaggccaAGGCACCCCCAAaaagccctgctgaggccaaaacacccccaaaaagccctgctgaggccaAGGCACCCCCAAAAAGCCCTGCTGAAgccaaaacacccccaaaaagccctgccaaggccaccccagctccagccacccCTACTGAGGCCAAGGCACCCCCAAAAGGCCCTACTGAGGCCAAGGCACCCCAAAAAAGCCCCGCTGAGGTCAAGGCACCCCCAAAAGGCCCTACTGAGGCCAAGGCACCCCCAAAGAGCCCTGCAGAGGCCAAGGcaccccaaaaaagccccactGAGGCCAAGGCACCCCCAAAAAGCTCTGGCAAAGCCACTCCCCCTCCAACCACCCCCGCTGAGGCCAAGGCACCCCCAAAAAGCCCCGCTGAGGCCAAGGCACCCCCAAAAagccctgccaaggccaccccAACTCCAGCAGCCACACCcccacctcctgccccagcttCTGGTGCCCCTCCCAAGCCCCCAAGCCCCgccaagaagcagcagcccctccccaATAACAAGGTGGCCAAGCCCCCCCCGAAATCCGCGCCCGGTGACGATGATGAggagctgccacctctgctcccacccgAGCCACccgtgctgctggagctgtccccTGCCACGGGGGTGCTGGCACCACAGCCCATCCTCAAGAATGACAAgggtatttttggtttttgtgcATGGAGTGTCACTGGATGCCCACGGGGTACTAACGGCGTGCCCGGCGTGTGCCagggggtggggacaggggtgaGCACGGTGCCAGCGGTCACTAACGCGTGTCCTCGGGCACGGAGCACGGCCTGGCGGTTGTGGTTTGTGGTTTGTGGTTGGTTTGTGGCATGGGCACTGCAAAAATGA
- the LOC129046990 gene encoding basic proline-rich protein-like isoform X1: MPPSCFSSSSHGSLCFSPLAALHAAHSPPLTPSPSAQAQLPSPAPGPVSPPVVPAAAIPVFSVPPQPPAPALLASAPPAPPPAPQAPVAFAAPGSPGPAPVSPVSPGFPAPVSPGLAAASAAVTVAPLVPTVSPTSLPAALSSAMKSSPTAASGAAPAPFPPSGAAPAPLPPSGAAPTPLPPSGAAPTPLPPSGAALTPLPPSGATPTPLPPSGAAPTPLPPSGGAPAPLPPSGAAPLLPPPSRPLLASPPAVPPSLLPVSPQSPESPPHPTVPVCPAGIPAAPASPRAPAPALVGAISPPVFLAAPKAPLSPPIPLLPAGSTPGSPVPPLLPVAPSAAKASPMGPPAPRAAPVAPALSPPALGAAISVPGLPAAAPAVPSASCPPVTAPMAAPATPPVAKPAPGSPATAPAATSVPVTPSLVPPATPPVAKPAPGSPATAPAATSVPVTPPMVAPATPPVAKPAPGSPVTAPAATSVPVTPSMAAPATPPVAKPAPGSPATAPAATSVPVTPPMAAPATPPVAKPAPAAPVTPPLASPSSPAAPPSAKDAAKGSVVASAAAPTPPSPAPATPPAAKTAPKSPSPSTPSPASPAPAAPPAPAAKTPPKSPAKATPTEDKAPPKSPAKATLTEDKAPPKSPAKATPTEDKAPPKSPAKATPTEDKAPPKSPAKATPTEDKAPPKSPAKATPTEDKAPPKSPAKTTPTEDKAPPKSPVKATPAPPASPEEKAPPKSPTEAKAPPKSPTEAKAPPKSPNEAKAPPKSPAKVTPAPATPTEDKAPSKSPAKATPAPAASPEEKAPPKSPTEAKAPPKSPGKATSPPAASPEAKAPPKSPTEAKAPPKSPGKATPAPPGSPEDKAPPKSPAKATPAPASPGAAKKPPKGSPVTAPSSPVAPAPSAAPAEAKTPPKSPGKATPAPAAPAAAKGSPKSPAEAKTPPKSPAEAKTPPKSPAEAKAPPKSPAEAKTPPKSPAEAKAPPKSPAEAKTPPKSPAKATPAPATPTEAKAPPKGPTEAKAPQKSPAEVKAPPKGPTEAKAPPKSPAEAKAPQKSPTEAKAPPKSSGKATPPPTTPAEAKAPPKSPAEAKAPPKSPAKATPTPAATPPPPAPASGAPPKPPSPAKKQQPLPNNKVAKPPPKSAPGDDDEELPPLLPPEPPVLLELSPATGVLAPQPILKNDKGIFGFCAWSVTGCPRGTNGVPGVCQGVGTGVSTVPAVTNACPRARSTAWRLWFVVCGWFVAWALQK, from the coding sequence ATGCCCCCCTCctgtttctcctcctcctctcatgGCTCACTCTGTTTCTCTCCTTTAGCTGCTCTCCATGCTGCTCATTCCCCACCTCTGACTCCATCTCCATCTGCCCAGGCgcagctgcccagccctgccccaggccctgtgtcccctcccgtggtcccagctgcagccatcCCCGTGTTCTctgtgcccccccagccccctgccccagctctgctggcctcagccccccctgcccctcctccagctcctcaggcCCCCGTGGCTTTCGCAGCCCCAGGATCTCCAGGGCCTGCCCCAGTtagcccagtgtccccaggattcccagctccagtgtcacctggcctggctgctgcttctgctgcagtgacagtggCCCCTCTTGTCCCCACAGTGAGCCCCacttctctcccagctgctctcagctctgccatGAAATCTTctcccactgcagcctctggagcagccccggcgcctttccctccctctggagcagccccagctcctcttcctccctctggagcagccccaactcctcttcctccctctggagcagccccaacccctcttcctccctctggagcagccctaacccctcttcctccctctggaGCAACCCcaactcctcttcctccctctggagcagccccaactcctcttcctccctctggaGGGgccccagctcctcttcctccctctggagcagcccctctcctgcctcccccatCCCGTCCCCTCCTGGCAtctcccccagcagtgccccccAGTTTGCTGCCAGTGTCCCCCCAGAGTCCAGAATCACCCCCACATCCCACAgtccctgtgtgtcctgctggaattcctgctgctccagcctctccccgagccccagctccagccctggtcGGTGCCATCTCTCCCCCTGTCTTCCTGGCTGCCCCCAAAGCTCCTTTGTCACCTCCTatccctctgctgccagctgggtcAACCCCTGGTTCCCCAGTCCCACCACTGCTCCCAGttgctccttctgctgccaaGGCCTCTCCCAtgggacccccagcccctcgagcagctccagtggctcctgccctgtccccacctgcactgggagctgccatctctgtcccagggctcccagcagcagctcctgctgtcccctctgccagctgTCCCCCTGTCACAGCCCCcatggcagctccagccacccCTCCTGTCGCTAAACCAGCACCTGGGAGCCCGGccactgccccagctgccacctctgtccctgtcacaccatCCCTGGTGCCTCCAGCCACCCCTCCTGTGGCTAAACCAGCACCTGGGAGCCCGGccactgccccagctgccacctctgtccctgtcacaccacCTATGGTGGCTCCAGCCACCCCTCCTGTGGCTAAACCAGCTCCTGGGAGTCCGGTcactgccccagctgccacctctgtccctgtcacaccatCCATGGCGGCTCCAGCCACCCCTCCTGTGGCTAAACCAGCTCCTGGGAGCCCAGccactgccccagctgccacctctgtccctgtcacaccacCCATGGCGGCTCCAGCCACCCCTCCTGTGGCtaaaccagctcctgctgcccctgtcACACCACCCTTGGCATCTCCAtcctctccagctgcccctCCCTCAGCCAAAGATGCTGCCAAGGGCTCTGTTGTTGCCTCAGCTGCCGCTCCaactcctcccagcccagctccagccacccCACCTGCAGCCAAAACTGCTCCCAAGAGTCCTTCTCCTTCCACCCcatcccctgccagcccagctcctgcagctccaccagctccagcagccaaaACGCCCCCAAAAagccctgccaaggccaccccCACTGAGGACAAGGCACCCCCAAAAagccctgccaaggccacccTCACTGAGGACAAGGCACCCCCAAAAAGCCCTGCCAAAGCCACCCCCACTGAGGACAAGGCACCCCCAAAAAGCCCTGCCAAAGCCACCCCCACTGAGGACAAGGCACCCCCAAAAAGCCCTGCCAAAGCCACCCCCACTGAGGACAAGGCACCCCCAAAAAGCCCTGCCAAAGCCACCCCCACTGAGGACAAGGCACCCCCAAAAAGCCCTGCCAAAACCACCCCCACTGAGGACAAGGCACCCCCAAAGAGCCCTGTGAAAGCCaccccagctccaccagcctCTCCTGAAGAGAAGGCACCCCCAAAAAGCCCCACTGAGGCCAAGGCACCCCCAAAAAGCCCCACTGAGGCCAAGGCacccccaaaaagccccaatGAGGCCAAGGCACCCCCAAAAAGCCCTGCCAAGGTcacccctgctccagccaccccCACTGAGGACAAGGCACCCTCAAAGAGCCCTGCCAAAgccaccccagctccagcagcctctcctgaaGAGAAGGCACCCCCAAAAAGCCCCACTGAGGCCAAGGCACCCCCAAAAAGCCCTGGCAAAGCCACCtcacctccagcagcctctcctgaaGCCAAGGCACCCCCAAAAAGCCCCACTGAGGCCAAGGCACCCCCAAAAAGCCCTGGCAAAGCCACCCCAGCTCCACCAGGCTCTCCTGAAGACAAGGCACCCCCAAAgagccctgccaaggccaccccagctccagcttcccctggagcagccaaAAAACCTCCCAAGGGCAGCCCTGTGACTGCCCCATCCTCTCCTGTGGCTCCAGcaccttcagctgctcctgctgaggccaaaacacccccaaagagccctggcaaagccaccccagctccagctgcccctgctgcagccaaagGATCTCCAAaaagccctgctgaggccaaaacacccccaaaaagccctgctgaggccaaaacacccccaaaaagccctgctgaggccaAGGCACCCCCAAaaagccctgctgaggccaaaacacccccaaaaagccctgctgaggccaAGGCACCCCCAAAAAGCCCTGCTGAAgccaaaacacccccaaaaagccctgccaaggccaccccagctccagccacccCTACTGAGGCCAAGGCACCCCCAAAAGGCCCTACTGAGGCCAAGGCACCCCAAAAAAGCCCCGCTGAGGTCAAGGCACCCCCAAAAGGCCCTACTGAGGCCAAGGCACCCCCAAAGAGCCCTGCAGAGGCCAAGGcaccccaaaaaagccccactGAGGCCAAGGCACCCCCAAAAAGCTCTGGCAAAGCCACTCCCCCTCCAACCACCCCCGCTGAGGCCAAGGCACCCCCAAAAAGCCCCGCTGAGGCCAAGGCACCCCCAAAAagccctgccaaggccaccccAACTCCAGCAGCCACACCcccacctcctgccccagcttCTGGTGCCCCTCCCAAGCCCCCAAGCCCCgccaagaagcagcagcccctccccaATAACAAGGTGGCCAAGCCCCCCCCGAAATCCGCGCCCGGTGACGATGATGAggagctgccacctctgctcccacccgAGCCACccgtgctgctggagctgtccccTGCCACGGGGGTGCTGGCACCACAGCCCATCCTCAAGAATGACAAgggtatttttggtttttgtgcATGGAGTGTCACTGGATGCCCACGGGGTACTAACGGCGTGCCCGGCGTGTGCCagggggtggggacaggggtgaGCACGGTGCCAGCGGTCACTAACGCGTGTCCTCGGGCACGGAGCACGGCCTGGCGGTTGTGGTTTGTGGTTTGTGGTTGGTTTGTGGCATGGGCACTGCAAAAATGA
- the LOC129046990 gene encoding basic proline-rich protein-like isoform X2, with translation MPPSCFSSSSHGSLCFSPLAALHAAHSPPLTPSPSAQAQLPSPAPGPVSPPVVPAAAIPVFSVPPQPPAPALLASAPPAPPPAPQAPVAFAAPGSPGPAPVSPVSPGFPAPVSPGLAAASAAVTVAPLVPTVSPTSLPAALSSAMKSSPTAASGAAPAPFPPSGAAPAPLPPSGAAPTPLPPSGAAPTPLPPSGAALTPLPPSGATPTPLPPSGAAPTPLPPSGGAPAPLPPSGAAPLLPPPSRPLLASPPAVPPSLLPVSPQSPESPPHPTVPVCPAGIPAAPASPRAPAPALVGAISPPVFLAAPKAPLSPPIPLLPAGSTPGSPVPPLLPVAPSAAKASPMGPPAPRAAPVAPALSPPALGAAISVPGLPAAAPAVPSASCPPVTAPMAAPATPPVAKPAPGSPATAPAATSVPVTPSLVPPATPPVAKPAPGSPATAPAATSVPVTPPMVAPATPPVAKPAPGSPVTAPAATSVPVTPSMAAPATPPVAKPAPGSPATAPAATSVPVTPPMAAPATPPVAKPAPAAPVTPPLASPSSPAAPPSAKDAAKGSVVASAAAPTPPSPAPATPPAAKTAPKSPSPSTPSPASPAPAAPPAPAAKTPPKSPAKATPTEDKAPPKSPAKATLTEDKAPPKSPAKATPTEDKAPPKSPAKATPTEDKAPPKSPAKATPTEDKAPPKSPAKATPTEDKAPPKSPAKTTPTEDKAPPKSPVKATPAPPASPEEKAPPKSPTEAKAPPKSPTEAKAPPKSPNEAKAPPKSPAKVTPAPATPTEDKAPSKSPAKATPAPAASPEEKAPPKSPTEAKAPPKSPGKATSPPAASPEAKAPPKSPTEAKAPPKSPGKATPAPPGSPEDKAPPKSPAKATPAPASPGAAKKPPKGSPVTAPSSPVAPAPSAAPAEAKTPPKSPGKATPAPAAPAAAKGSPKSPAEAKTPPKSPAEAKTPPKSPAEAKAPPKSPAEAKTPPKSPAEAKATPAPATPTEAKAPPKGPTEAKAPQKSPAEVKAPPKGPTEAKAPPKSPAEAKAPQKSPTEAKAPPKSSGKATPPPTTPAEAKAPPKSPAEAKAPPKSPAKATPTPAATPPPPAPASGAPPKPPSPAKKQQPLPNNKVAKPPPKSAPGDDDEELPPLLPPEPPVLLELSPATGVLAPQPILKNDKGIFGFCAWSVTGCPRGTNGVPGVCQGVGTGVSTVPAVTNACPRARSTAWRLWFVVCGWFVAWALQK, from the exons ATGCCCCCCTCctgtttctcctcctcctctcatgGCTCACTCTGTTTCTCTCCTTTAGCTGCTCTCCATGCTGCTCATTCCCCACCTCTGACTCCATCTCCATCTGCCCAGGCgcagctgcccagccctgccccaggccctgtgtcccctcccgtggtcccagctgcagccatcCCCGTGTTCTctgtgcccccccagccccctgccccagctctgctggcctcagccccccctgcccctcctccagctcctcaggcCCCCGTGGCTTTCGCAGCCCCAGGATCTCCAGGGCCTGCCCCAGTtagcccagtgtccccaggattcccagctccagtgtcacctggcctggctgctgcttctgctgcagtgacagtggCCCCTCTTGTCCCCACAGTGAGCCCCacttctctcccagctgctctcagctctgccatGAAATCTTctcccactgcagcctctggagcagccccggcgcctttccctccctctggagcagccccagctcctcttcctccctctggagcagccccaactcctcttcctccctctggagcagccccaacccctcttcctccctctggagcagccctaacccctcttcctccctctggaGCAACCCcaactcctcttcctccctctggagcagccccaactcctcttcctccctctggaGGGgccccagctcctcttcctccctctggagcagcccctctcctgcctcccccatCCCGTCCCCTCCTGGCAtctcccccagcagtgccccccAGTTTGCTGCCAGTGTCCCCCCAGAGTCCAGAATCACCCCCACATCCCACAgtccctgtgtgtcctgctggaattcctgctgctccagcctctccccgagccccagctccagccctggtcGGTGCCATCTCTCCCCCTGTCTTCCTGGCTGCCCCCAAAGCTCCTTTGTCACCTCCTatccctctgctgccagctgggtcAACCCCTGGTTCCCCAGTCCCACCACTGCTCCCAGttgctccttctgctgccaaGGCCTCTCCCAtgggacccccagcccctcgagcagctccagtggctcctgccctgtccccacctgcactgggagctgccatctctgtcccagggctcccagcagcagctcctgctgtcccctctgccagctgTCCCCCTGTCACAGCCCCcatggcagctccagccacccCTCCTGTCGCTAAACCAGCACCTGGGAGCCCGGccactgccccagctgccacctctgtccctgtcacaccatCCCTGGTGCCTCCAGCCACCCCTCCTGTGGCTAAACCAGCACCTGGGAGCCCGGccactgccccagctgccacctctgtccctgtcacaccacCTATGGTGGCTCCAGCCACCCCTCCTGTGGCTAAACCAGCTCCTGGGAGTCCGGTcactgccccagctgccacctctgtccctgtcacaccatCCATGGCGGCTCCAGCCACCCCTCCTGTGGCTAAACCAGCTCCTGGGAGCCCAGccactgccccagctgccacctctgtccctgtcacaccacCCATGGCGGCTCCAGCCACCCCTCCTGTGGCtaaaccagctcctgctgcccctgtcACACCACCCTTGGCATCTCCAtcctctccagctgcccctCCCTCAGCCAAAGATGCTGCCAAGGGCTCTGTTGTTGCCTCAGCTGCCGCTCCaactcctcccagcccagctccagccacccCACCTGCAGCCAAAACTGCTCCCAAGAGTCCTTCTCCTTCCACCCcatcccctgccagcccagctcctgcagctccaccagctccagcagccaaaACGCCCCCAAAAagccctgccaaggccaccccCACTGAGGACAAGGCACCCCCAAAAagccctgccaaggccacccTCACTGAGGACAAGGCACCCCCAAAAAGCCCTGCCAAAGCCACCCCCACTGAGGACAAGGCACCCCCAAAAAGCCCTGCCAAAGCCACCCCCACTGAGGACAAGGCACCCCCAAAAAGCCCTGCCAAAGCCACCCCCACTGAGGACAAGGCACCCCCAAAAAGCCCTGCCAAAGCCACCCCCACTGAGGACAAGGCACCCCCAAAAAGCCCTGCCAAAACCACCCCCACTGAGGACAAGGCACCCCCAAAGAGCCCTGTGAAAGCCaccccagctccaccagcctCTCCTGAAGAGAAGGCACCCCCAAAAAGCCCCACTGAGGCCAAGGCACCCCCAAAAAGCCCCACTGAGGCCAAGGCacccccaaaaagccccaatGAGGCCAAGGCACCCCCAAAAAGCCCTGCCAAGGTcacccctgctccagccaccccCACTGAGGACAAGGCACCCTCAAAGAGCCCTGCCAAAgccaccccagctccagcagcctctcctgaaGAGAAGGCACCCCCAAAAAGCCCCACTGAGGCCAAGGCACCCCCAAAAAGCCCTGGCAAAGCCACCtcacctccagcagcctctcctgaaGCCAAGGCACCCCCAAAAAGCCCCACTGAGGCCAAGGCACCCCCAAAAAGCCCTGGCAAAGCCACCCCAGCTCCACCAGGCTCTCCTGAAGACAAGGCACCCCCAAAgagccctgccaaggccaccccagctccagcttcccctggagcagccaaAAAACCTCCCAAGGGCAGCCCTGTGACTGCCCCATCCTCTCCTGTGGCTCCAGcaccttcagctgctcctgctgaggccaaaacacccccaaagagccctggcaaagccaccccagctccagctgcccctgctgcagccaaagGATCTCCAAaaagccctgctgaggccaaaacacccccaaaaagccctgctgaggccaaaacacccccaaaaagccctgctgaggccaAGGCACCCCCAAaaagccctgctgaggccaaaacacccccaaaaagccctgctgaggccaAG gccaccccagctccagccacccCTACTGAGGCCAAGGCACCCCCAAAAGGCCCTACTGAGGCCAAGGCACCCCAAAAAAGCCCCGCTGAGGTCAAGGCACCCCCAAAAGGCCCTACTGAGGCCAAGGCACCCCCAAAGAGCCCTGCAGAGGCCAAGGcaccccaaaaaagccccactGAGGCCAAGGCACCCCCAAAAAGCTCTGGCAAAGCCACTCCCCCTCCAACCACCCCCGCTGAGGCCAAGGCACCCCCAAAAAGCCCCGCTGAGGCCAAGGCACCCCCAAAAagccctgccaaggccaccccAACTCCAGCAGCCACACCcccacctcctgccccagcttCTGGTGCCCCTCCCAAGCCCCCAAGCCCCgccaagaagcagcagcccctccccaATAACAAGGTGGCCAAGCCCCCCCCGAAATCCGCGCCCGGTGACGATGATGAggagctgccacctctgctcccacccgAGCCACccgtgctgctggagctgtccccTGCCACGGGGGTGCTGGCACCACAGCCCATCCTCAAGAATGACAAgggtatttttggtttttgtgcATGGAGTGTCACTGGATGCCCACGGGGTACTAACGGCGTGCCCGGCGTGTGCCagggggtggggacaggggtgaGCACGGTGCCAGCGGTCACTAACGCGTGTCCTCGGGCACGGAGCACGGCCTGGCGGTTGTGGTTTGTGGTTTGTGGTTGGTTTGTGGCATGGGCACTGCAAAAATGA